A genomic window from Micromonospora ferruginea includes:
- the ftsY gene encoding signal recognition particle-docking protein FtsY, giving the protein MKEYLLVALALLGVLIIGGLSLVVPRLRRRPEPPLPRTEVDTRTEEDLAGPPVEAPEAELSTGVVVEAPPVGVPPIEVPEPTAGRLVRLRSRLSRSQNAFGKGLLGLLSRDRLDEDTWEEIEDSLITADVGIDSTREIVDRLRERTRVLGTRTGDELRTLLATELVNALDPSLDRSLRTASTDGVPAVVLVVGVNGAGKTTTCGKIARVLVADGRTVLLGAADTFRAAAADQLETWGGRVGAETVRGPEAADPASVAFDAVKRGIDVGVDTVLIDTAGRLQNKVGLMDELGKVKRVVEKHGPIDETLLVLDATTGQNGLEQARVFTEAVNVTGVVLTKLDGTAKGGIVIAVQRKLGIPVKLVGLGEGKDDLAPFDPAQFVDALLGTEPLGRDA; this is encoded by the coding sequence ATGAAGGAATACCTCCTCGTCGCTCTCGCCCTGCTCGGCGTGCTCATCATCGGCGGCCTGAGCCTCGTGGTGCCCCGGCTGCGCCGGCGCCCGGAGCCCCCGTTGCCGCGCACGGAGGTCGACACCCGCACCGAGGAGGACCTGGCCGGCCCGCCGGTGGAGGCCCCGGAGGCGGAGCTGAGCACCGGCGTGGTGGTGGAGGCGCCACCGGTCGGCGTACCGCCGATCGAGGTGCCCGAGCCCACCGCCGGCCGCCTGGTCCGGCTGCGCTCCCGGCTCTCGCGCTCCCAGAACGCCTTCGGCAAGGGCCTGCTCGGCCTGCTCAGCCGGGACCGGCTGGACGAGGACACCTGGGAGGAGATCGAGGACAGCCTGATCACCGCCGACGTCGGCATCGACTCCACCCGGGAGATCGTCGACCGGCTGCGGGAGCGGACCCGGGTGCTCGGCACCCGCACCGGCGACGAGCTGCGGACGCTGCTCGCCACCGAGCTGGTCAACGCGCTCGATCCGAGCCTGGACCGGTCGCTGCGGACCGCGTCCACCGACGGCGTACCGGCGGTGGTGCTGGTGGTCGGCGTCAACGGCGCCGGCAAGACCACCACCTGCGGCAAGATCGCCCGGGTGCTGGTGGCGGACGGTCGCACCGTGCTGCTCGGCGCGGCCGACACGTTCCGGGCCGCCGCCGCCGACCAGTTGGAGACCTGGGGCGGCCGGGTGGGCGCGGAGACGGTCCGCGGGCCGGAGGCCGCCGACCCGGCCAGCGTCGCGTTCGACGCGGTGAAGCGCGGCATCGACGTCGGCGTCGACACCGTGCTCATCGACACCGCCGGCCGGCTGCAGAACAAGGTCGGCCTGATGGACGAGCTGGGCAAGGTCAAGCGGGTGGTGGAGAAGCACGGCCCGATCGACGAGACGCTGCTGGTGCTGGACGCCACCACCGGCCAGAACGGCCTGGAGCAGGCACGGGTGTTCACCGAGGCGGTCAACGTGACCGGTGTGGTGCTGACCAAGCTCGACGGCACGGCCAAGGGCGGCATCGTGATCGCCGTGCAGCGCAAGCTGGGCATCCCGGTCAAGCTGGTCGGCCTGGGCGAGGGCAAGGACGACCTGGCCCCGTTCGACCCGGCGCAGTTCGTCGACGCGCTGCTCGGCACCGAGCCGCTCGGCCGGGACGCGTAG
- a CDS encoding alkaline phosphatase D family protein: MPGSRLLIGPLLRRVVDTRATVWVETSAPAVVTVRTAAGATGSSPTFSAYDHHYALVVVTGLTPDSATEYEVLIDDEVAWPLPGDAFPPSVIRTRAADDGDQPVRLVFGSCRETTQHSTARKLPPDALDAYARRVMAAPEENTLPDLLVLLGDQVYADETSPTVRKLLKRRRRRPKDAPSTQVVSFDEYTKLYLESWRDPEIRWLLSTVPSVMIFDDHEVIDDWNTSQSWRADMREEPWWAERIRSGLASYWVYQHLGNLSPDEIAADPVYAKVVAAEDATGVLHEFGERVDTEADLAHDTERWRAVQYQWSYALDLGRTRLVMLDNRSSRVLLPGSRAMLPPGEWSWFLDQAHGAYDHLVVGTSLPWLLPPGIHHVESWNERLADSGRPWVAALAERMRRAWDLEHWAAFRRSFEALGELFARLGSGDAARTGARVGAGPAYPRPASISVLSGDVHHSYVARARFADRSVKTPVHQLTCSPIHNQVPAGMRPLMTLGWNPGPTTATRALARSAGVRRPLVRWRKLAGPYFGNAVATLTHRGRSAAVVIEGTVKDGTLRPVARQQLSDES; encoded by the coding sequence GTGCCCGGTTCCCGCCTGCTCATCGGCCCATTGCTGCGCCGGGTCGTCGACACGCGGGCGACCGTCTGGGTGGAGACGAGCGCGCCCGCGGTGGTCACCGTCCGCACGGCCGCCGGCGCCACCGGCAGCTCGCCCACCTTCTCCGCGTACGACCACCACTACGCGCTCGTGGTCGTGACCGGGCTCACCCCGGACAGCGCCACCGAGTACGAGGTGCTGATCGACGACGAGGTGGCCTGGCCGCTGCCGGGCGACGCGTTCCCGCCGAGCGTGATCCGCACCCGCGCGGCCGACGACGGCGACCAGCCGGTGCGCCTGGTCTTCGGCTCCTGCCGGGAGACCACCCAGCACTCCACCGCGCGCAAGCTGCCGCCGGACGCGCTCGACGCGTACGCCCGGCGGGTGATGGCCGCGCCCGAGGAGAACACGCTGCCCGACCTGCTGGTGCTGCTCGGCGACCAGGTCTACGCGGACGAGACCTCGCCGACCGTGCGCAAGCTGCTCAAGCGGCGCCGGCGGCGGCCGAAGGACGCCCCGTCGACCCAGGTGGTCAGCTTCGACGAGTACACGAAGCTCTACCTGGAGTCCTGGCGGGACCCGGAGATCCGCTGGCTGCTCTCCACCGTGCCGAGCGTGATGATCTTCGACGACCACGAGGTGATCGACGACTGGAACACCTCGCAGTCGTGGCGGGCGGACATGCGCGAGGAGCCGTGGTGGGCCGAGCGGATCCGCAGCGGCCTCGCCTCCTACTGGGTCTACCAGCACCTGGGCAACCTCAGCCCGGACGAGATCGCCGCCGACCCGGTCTACGCGAAGGTGGTGGCCGCCGAGGACGCCACCGGCGTGCTGCACGAGTTCGGCGAGCGGGTGGACACCGAGGCCGACCTGGCGCACGACACCGAGCGCTGGCGGGCCGTGCAGTACCAGTGGAGCTACGCGCTGGACCTGGGGCGCACCCGCCTGGTCATGCTGGACAACCGGTCCAGCCGGGTGCTGCTGCCGGGCAGTCGGGCGATGCTGCCGCCGGGCGAGTGGTCGTGGTTCCTCGACCAGGCCCACGGCGCGTACGACCACCTGGTGGTGGGCACCTCGCTGCCGTGGCTGCTGCCGCCGGGCATCCACCACGTGGAGTCGTGGAACGAGCGCCTGGCCGACTCCGGCCGGCCCTGGGTGGCCGCGCTGGCCGAGCGGATGCGCCGGGCCTGGGACCTGGAGCACTGGGCCGCGTTCCGGCGGTCCTTCGAGGCGCTGGGCGAGCTGTTCGCCCGGTTGGGCAGCGGTGACGCGGCGCGCACCGGAGCCCGGGTGGGCGCCGGTCCGGCGTACCCGCGCCCGGCCTCGATCAGCGTGCTCTCCGGCGACGTGCACCACTCGTACGTGGCCCGGGCCCGGTTCGCCGACCGGTCGGTGAAGACCCCGGTGCACCAGCTCACCTGCTCGCCGATCCACAACCAGGTGCCGGCCGGGATGCGCCCGCTGATGACGCTGGGCTGGAACCCCGGGCCGACCACGGCGACCCGGGCGCTGGCCCGCTCGGCCGGGGTGCGTCGGCCGCTGGTGCGGTGGCGGAAGCTGGCCGGCCCCTACTTCGGCAACGCGGTGGCGACGCTGACGCACCGCGGCCGGTCGGCCGCCGTGGTGATCGAGGGCACCGTCAAGGACGGCACGCTGCGGCCGGTGGCGCGCCAGCAGCTCAGCGACGAGTCATGA
- a CDS encoding MarR family winged helix-turn-helix transcriptional regulator: MDETLRAVEHELTALLRRGRALSWEIAREVHPNLEPNAYGLLLWLRRSGQIRLTDLAVKLGIGKGTLSRQIGGLEALGLVQRDPDPSDRRAAQLSLTEEGTRRFDAARAARLGQIRRSLEDWPKEDVADFARLMHRFNETF; the protein is encoded by the coding sequence GTGGACGAGACGCTGCGCGCCGTGGAACACGAGTTGACCGCGCTGCTGCGCCGGGGTCGTGCACTGTCCTGGGAGATCGCCCGCGAGGTCCACCCGAACCTGGAGCCGAACGCCTACGGGTTGTTGCTCTGGCTGCGCCGCTCGGGCCAGATCCGCCTCACCGACCTGGCGGTCAAGCTGGGCATCGGCAAGGGCACGTTGAGCCGGCAGATCGGTGGCCTGGAGGCGCTGGGCCTGGTGCAGCGCGACCCGGACCCGTCCGACCGGCGGGCCGCGCAGCTCAGCCTCACCGAGGAGGGCACCCGCCGGTTCGACGCGGCCCGTGCGGCCCGACTCGGACAGATCCGGCGTTCGCTGGAGGACTGGCCGAAAGAGGACGTGGCGGACTTCGCCCGGCTCATGCACCGGTTCAACGAGACGTTCTGA